The genomic window CCGAAGCGCTTCTTCTTCTGGGAGGCGCTGCCGAAATCCGGCTACGGCAAGATTCCAAAGCGCATGGTGCGTGATGAGCTCGAGGCGCGAGGCCTGCTCGATCTCGACAAGACGAAGGCAGGCTGAGCGGGCGTCATGCGCAGCATCAAGCAGCCGGGCGCACCTGGCGCAGAACGCATCCAATGGGTGGAGGCGAGGGGACGCGCCTTCGCGTTCACGCTTGAAGCCGGCCTGCCGCTGCTGGAAGCCGCGCGCCGCGGTTTTGCCGCGGAGGGTTTTGCCGGCGGCGTGCTCAATTTTGGTGCTGGCGCGCTGGGGCCGTTCGCCTATGTGATGCCGGCGCTGTCGAAGACTGGCGAGAACGCTGCGTTCTACAGCGATACGTTCCGGCCAAAGGGCGTGACGCGCACGAAGCTCGGCAGCATGACGCTGGGCATGCGTGACGGCGCGCCGTTCTTTCATTGCCACGGGCTGTGGACCGAGGCCGATGGCCGCGCCAGCGGCGGCCACATGCTGCCGGACGAGACTGTTGTCGCCGAGCCGTTTGCCGTCGAAGCGTTCGGTCTCGATGGTGCGATGTTCACGGCCGAGCCTGATCTGGAGACCAATTTCAAGCTGTTCGGACCGGTGGCGGCGGCGAGCACCGGTGCGCAGGCGACGAGCCGAGCGTTTGCGATGCGGCTGCGGCCGAACCAGGATTTTGCCGGTTGCCTCGAAGCATTCTGTCGCGCGCACGGCATTGCCCGCGCCAAGCTCCACGGCGGCGTCGGCTCGACCATCGGCGCGCGCTTCACCCATGGCGGCGCGACCGAACCGTTCGCCACTGAGCTGGCAATAACGTCCGGCGTGATCGAGGCCGGTTCGTCCGGCGCGCTCGAAGCCGCACTCGACGTCGCCCTGATCGACTACACCGGCGGCCTCGCCGAGGGCCGCCTGGTGCGCGGCGACAATCCCGTGCTGATGACCATGGAGCTGGTGCTGGTGCCCATGGGCTAATCCTTGGGCTAAGGGACGACCGAAGCTTGCGACCTTCCGCAGATGCCACTTCCATGCAGTTTGCGTTCCTGATATGTTCCTTCGAAGGTTTCGGCGGGGACGGAGCGGGGCGGGGGCATGAGCCGGACACGACGTCGACAGACCACACTGCGCGCGCCCTATCTCAGGCGTGTCTGGCTCGATCGCTCGCGGGTCGAGGACTGGGAGGCTTATCCGTTCTGTCTTCCCGTCTTCAGGGATGAGTTCGATCACAGCTTCGAGTCCGCGGTCACGATCATCGTCGGCGAGAACGGGACCGGGAAGTCGACCATTCTCGAAGGCATCGCGGGGATGGCCGGCTTTGCTAGCACCGGCGGCCGCAAGGGCTTTCAGGAGATCGACGGCGGCGGCATCGAAATCACTGGCGAAGAGCTGTCGTCTGCCTTGCGGGCCGCGTGGGTCCCGAAGGTGACCGACGGCTGGTTCTTCCGGGCCGAGACATTCTTTTCGGTTGCGCGCTATCTCGACCGCTCGGCCGTGAGCGCCGCGCAAGCCATGGAGGGCGTGTTTGGTGCAAGCGTTCAGGAGGCGCCAGACTATCTCTCCTTTTCCCATGGCGAGGGCTTTCTGGTCTTCTTCGAGGAGCGCTGCCAGAAGCAGGGCATCTACATCTTCGACGAGCCGGAATCGGCGCTGTCGCCGGCGCGCCAGATGGACTTCCTCAAGCTCCTGCATCGCATGGATCTCTCCGGCAATTGCCAGGTGATCATGGCGACCCATGCGCCTCTGCTGATGGCCTATCCCAATGCGCAGCTGCTGCGGCTGGGAAAATATGGCCTGGAGCCTGTTACGGTGGAGCAGACCGATCATTATCGGGTGATGCGCGAATTCTGCGACGATCCGCGCGGATTCGTGGAGGCGACGCTGGGGAGTGATTGAGGGATGTGGCAGACACCGTCCTCTCCGTCGTCATTGCGAGGAGCGCTTGCGACGAAGCAATCCAGAGTCTCTCCACGGTGGCAGTCTGGATTGCTTCGCGGAGCCTGTCATCGGGCCGCGCTTCGCGCGGACCCGTTGGCTCGCAATGACGGGGTGGAAGGCAACAGCGCACCTACTCTCGTGTCCCGGACAAGCTGCAACGCGTGAGCGTTGCGGCGCGGAGCCGGGCCCCAGGAGGCCGCGCGGTGCGCTGCTGCATGGGGCCCCGGCTCTGCAGCGCATCGCCAAGGGGGGCGCTGCGCTGCGTCCGGGGCACGAGAGACGAATCCATCTCGCATTCCTATCCAGATCTCACACACGGTTTCCCGTTCTCGCGGCACATCTGCCCGAGCTTTGCTTCGATCATCGCCCTCGAAGATGCCGAGGGCGCAGGGAAGGCCGGGCGCCGGCTGGCACCCGCGGTCCGCTGTGCGCAAATACGCTGGAAACAAATGCACAGCGGCATACAGGGCAGCCTGGACATCCTGGCCTTCCCTGCGCAGTGGTTTTACGGCTTATGTCGTGATCTCCCCGGGGAGCGATGCACTATTGCCCCCGTCGCCTTGCGGATGACTGATGTTGCGGGCCCGGTCGGGCCGCATGCATCACCGCAACACTTGGCGCACAGACCCCGGGCGCCAGGACCACACGATTTTGCCGTACGCAGGCTGCACCCGTCGTGTGCGCGCGGCGTTTGCTCACGGAGTGACCCGCCCTGCAAACCGACCCGCGCGCGGCACTGCCCGCGTCCACCACATCCCATCCCGCGTTCGTGACGATCGCGATCCGCCCCTCGGCCCGGGTTGGGGTGACCGAAACATGCGATAATTCCGAATTCGAGTAAAGCGAATTGTTTTGATCTGGACGCATTGACCCTGGCCTCGTGTGTTTTGCCCGTCGGGCAACGCAAGGGATGGTGTGGATACGGGCACCGACCCTTGCCACAGCCGCGCCACGAACAGGTCTCCCCATGGTCCAAATATGCGTTACGATGATCTCAGCGCGCCTCAAGTCGCGCAGATTGATGAATGAGGAAACGGTATGAGGATGACGATGGGAACGGCGATCGCCGGGGTGGCGGCGCTGGCGGTGGTGGGGACGGCTCTGACGGCGGCTTTTGAGCCGGTCTCGGCCCATGGGCCGACCCGGCAGAAGGTGCGGGAATCGATCGAGATCAGCGCGCCACCGGCCAAGGTCTGGGCCGCGATCGGCAATTTCCAGGACATGGGCTGGCTCCCGCCCGTCACCAAGACCGAGGGCCAGAAGGGCAACGAGATCGGCGCGACGCGGACGCTGACCCTGACGGGCGGCCCGACGGTCGAGGAGGAACTCTACAAATACGAGCCCGAGATGCTGAGCTATTCGTACCGGATCACCAAGGTCGATGTGAAGGTGCTGCCAGTGACCAATTACTCCTCGACCTTGACGGTGTCGCCCGCGCCTGATGGCAAGGCGAAGCTCGAATGGGCCGGCGCGTTCTATCGTGGTTATCCCAACAACGATCCGCCACCGGAGCTGAGCGACGAGGCCGCGGTGAAGGCGGTGAGCGGGCTGTACAAGGCCGGGCTCGAGGCGCTCAAGAAGAAGATCGAGAGCGGTAGCTGATCGTGCGAGCGCTGGTCCTGGCGGCCTTGGCCGCCAGCCTTTGCGGTGCCAGTCTCGGTATAGCGGGGCCTGGCAGCGCGTCCGCCGAAGAGGCGTTCGTCACCAACCAGCTCAGCGACGATCTGATGGTCGTGGACCTCGCCACTGCGCGCAGCGTTGCGACCATCCCGATCGGCGGCAAGCCGGCGGGCGTCGGCGTCAGCGCGGACGGGCGTTTTGCCTATGTGACGAGCCCGGACGCCAAGGCGGTGACGGTGGTGGACGCGGCCGCGCGGCAGGTTGCGGGGCGGATCGAGGTCGGCGGCGGGCCGCTCGGCATTGCCGTCGCGCCCGATGGCCGCACCGTCTATGTCGCCGACTGGTATGCCGCCGCGGTGCGGGCGATCGATACGGCCTCGCGCAGCGTCACGGCCAGCATCGTGGTCGGCGCTTCGCCATCGGGCCTTGCGGTGACGCCGGACGGCAAGCTGCTGCTCTCGGCCGACCGCGACGACGACAGCGTCTCGGTGGTGGACACCGCGACGCGTCAGCGCAAAGCAATGATCAAGGTCGGCACGCGTCCGTTCGGCGTCACCATCGATGCCGATGGCAAGCGCGCCTACACCGCCAATGTCGGCTCCGACGATGTCTCCGTGATCGACATCGCCGAAGGCCGCGAGATCGGCCGCGTGCCGGTCGGGATGCGGCCCTATGCGGTGGCGTTGACGCAGGGGCGCGGCTTCGTCACCGATCAGTATGGCGGCACCGTCAGCGTGTTCGATCTGGCGACGCTGAAGCCAATCAAGCGC from Bradyrhizobium zhanjiangense includes these protein-coding regions:
- a CDS encoding PCC domain-containing protein; its protein translation is MRSIKQPGAPGAERIQWVEARGRAFAFTLEAGLPLLEAARRGFAAEGFAGGVLNFGAGALGPFAYVMPALSKTGENAAFYSDTFRPKGVTRTKLGSMTLGMRDGAPFFHCHGLWTEADGRASGGHMLPDETVVAEPFAVEAFGLDGAMFTAEPDLETNFKLFGPVAAASTGAQATSRAFAMRLRPNQDFAGCLEAFCRAHGIARAKLHGGVGSTIGARFTHGGATEPFATELAITSGVIEAGSSGALEAALDVALIDYTGGLAEGRLVRGDNPVLMTMELVLVPMG
- a CDS encoding AAA family ATPase yields the protein MSRTRRRQTTLRAPYLRRVWLDRSRVEDWEAYPFCLPVFRDEFDHSFESAVTIIVGENGTGKSTILEGIAGMAGFASTGGRKGFQEIDGGGIEITGEELSSALRAAWVPKVTDGWFFRAETFFSVARYLDRSAVSAAQAMEGVFGASVQEAPDYLSFSHGEGFLVFFEERCQKQGIYIFDEPESALSPARQMDFLKLLHRMDLSGNCQVIMATHAPLLMAYPNAQLLRLGKYGLEPVTVEQTDHYRVMREFCDDPRGFVEATLGSD
- a CDS encoding SRPBCC family protein, which translates into the protein MRMTMGTAIAGVAALAVVGTALTAAFEPVSAHGPTRQKVRESIEISAPPAKVWAAIGNFQDMGWLPPVTKTEGQKGNEIGATRTLTLTGGPTVEEELYKYEPEMLSYSYRITKVDVKVLPVTNYSSTLTVSPAPDGKAKLEWAGAFYRGYPNNDPPPELSDEAAVKAVSGLYKAGLEALKKKIESGS
- a CDS encoding cytochrome D1 domain-containing protein, with protein sequence MRALVLAALAASLCGASLGIAGPGSASAEEAFVTNQLSDDLMVVDLATARSVATIPIGGKPAGVGVSADGRFAYVTSPDAKAVTVVDAAARQVAGRIEVGGGPLGIAVAPDGRTVYVADWYAAAVRAIDTASRSVTASIVVGASPSGLAVTPDGKLLLSADRDDDSVSVVDTATRQRKAMIKVGTRPFGVTIDADGKRAYTANVGSDDVSVIDIAEGREIGRVPVGMRPYAVALTQGRGFVTDQYGGTVSVFDLATLKPIKRINVGDYPEGIAATADGKRIIVACWESNVLDIIDAVELKVIGEIKTGDGPRAFGAFLRRTE